The Nostoc sp. 'Peltigera membranacea cyanobiont' N6 genome contains the following window.
GAGCCATTTATGCTTAGAAAAAGATTGGTGTCCGCAGTCATGTCCGACTACAAATAAAGCCCAAAACATCGTTCCTTGCATGAGCCAGAAAATCGGAAAGAAAAGCCAAGAATCCAGGTAAGAAGCAGCTGCATAAAGCAGACCGATAATCAGGATGTCACGAAAGAAGTAAAAAAGTGATTTTGTCACATTGGGCTGAAAGCATTCAGCAGGAATTGCAACTTTTAAATCCTGAAGAGTGAAAGGTAATTTAGTCGGATCTTCAGACTTTTCACAGCCAGTAGAATCGTTGAACGTGATGATATTTGATGACACTGGATTCTTTTGTTGGATATAAATCGGAACTTTAATCGAGACAAGATCATCTCAACTCTAGAATGCCCACGATCCTAGCGATCGCTAACACACAAGAGGATAATTTCTGGCAATTTATCTAAAAATTTATTCATTAAACAATTGCCAGATTCTATTAAAACACAGCACGATCAACGCTCTCGTTAATTAAAGAGCGTGAGTGTAATCACAGCGCTATTTATTGCTTTGTGTAATGTTCGTTAAAAGTCTTATAACCAACATCAGTTGTGTACAGTTGACACTCGTCTGTAATCTGCTTCATTAAAGGCCAAGAAAACTGACACTCATCATGGAGATAAGGCTCCCAATTTTCTTTGATGCTGCTGTAAGCTAGCCGCAAATTATAAGAAGGAATCGCAGTGGAAATATGATGAGGGACATGAACATTGATATCGTGGCACAGGATTTCTACCCAACGCGGATAATCGCAATGGATAGTGCCAGATAACTGTGCTAGAGCCTCATTCCACTTATTTGCTGTCGCAAAAGGAACATCTGCGGCTGTATGGTGAACAATAGTAAAAGTACTCATCCAAAAATGGTAAATCATCCAGGGCACTAGCCAAAACTTGACCAATCCCCAGATACCAGTCGTGGCGACCAGAAGTGGAAAAGCGATCGCACTAAATACAACCACTACAGCCACAGAAAGCTTGATGCTGGATTGGTCTTTAGTTTTGAAGTTCCGCCAATCAAAATGCACAACTGCCCAATGGCCGATAGAACCTACCCACCAGAGGCGTTTACGCATGAACAGCTTAAAAGCAGACTGACGGGTTGTATCCCAATTTTCAAACACTTCTGGTCTGATTGGATGCCAAGCGTTATCCTCATCCAGTTTGTTGGTATGAGTATGGTGATAATTATGCTTAATCCGCCAACTATGAAAAGGATAAATTAAAGGCATCATGAAGAAATGCCCCACCAAATCATTTACCCAACGGCGTTTGGCAAAAGACCTGTGACCACAATCATGACCAATTACAAAAAAACCTGTTAAAGCAGTACCCGTAAAAATCCAAGCTAGGGGCAAAAGAAACCAAGGAGTGATAATCAGGCTGTAATAACCCAAGGCAACGGCCAAGACACTTAGTATTGCTTGTGTCCAGGCTTTGCGACGGTTCTGCTGAAAACATTCCCGTGGCAGGGTTTTGATAATATCTTTGAGCCGGAAGTCGGAATTACCAGGCTCGTCACTTAGTTTTTGGCTGTTAATTATTGATGTAGTCATGAACACCTGAAAAACAACAAACTCCTCCACCAAGTCACCAAAAGTAACTTGCCGCACAAATTCTTCACATTAGCGCTTCGGATTATAGCAACCTAATAGACACAAGCGCACCAGTAAGTATTATTAGTCAAGAGTCAAAAGCAGAGAATTTTGACTAATAACTTTAGATTTTAGATTATTTCGGCTCATGTCCCGATGCCAAGTATCCTTGTGGTCTCTTTCAATTCAAAAGACGCAGGCTTTACACTACGCTACGGGCAATCCAAAATCCAAAATTGACTTACTGCTTTGTTGGGGCCAACTTCACATTACTAGCCAGACCAACCGCTTGTAGCAATTGAACCGTCATCCAAGTTAAATCGATTTCCCACCATTCCAGCCCATGACGAGCTGAGTATTGAAAGGCATGATGGTTATTGTGCCAGCCTTCACCGAAAACTAGTACGGCTACCCACCAGCAATTAGTCGAGCGATCGCCAGAATCATAGCTCTGATAGCCAAATTTATGAGTCGCACTGTTCACCAACCAAGTGCAGTGGTAAACCCAGACAATGCGAACAAAAATTCCCCAAATAACAAAGGGCCAGCCACCCAGAAGCAAAAGCAATACACCCAAGGCAACCTGGATCAAAATGAAATATTTTTCTAAAAACTGATAAACTGGGTCTTCGGCAATATCTTTGGTGAAACGAGGAACATCAGCGTGAGCGGGACAATAATGAGTCAGCCAACCCATGTGGCTCCACCAAAAGCCTTTATTAGAATCATGGGGATCGGTATCTGTATCAGAGTTTAAATGATGAATCCGATGTGTCCCGATCCACTCAATTGGGCCTCCTTGACAAGAGAGTGTCCCGAAGAAAACCAGGAGATACTCTAGCCATTTGGGAGTTTGAAAACTGCGGTGGGTGACAAGGCGGTGAAATCCTAGAGTAACGCCTAAACCGCCAGTCACCCAGTACAGCAAGAAACCCACACCAACTGCTGTCCAGCTAAAGTTACCAGGAACAAAAGCAAATAAAGCGCCGATGTGCAGTCCAATGAAAAACAGGGTGTTAACCCAGTTAATTTGAGGTTTGGTTGAGGTAGCAATTGTCATGCGATAACCTGAATTTGAATTTTCCTGCCTAGTCTGTGCGATTTGAAAATCCGCATATCTATAATTTAATTTTTTTTGAACGAGGAACTGATGAACAGCTTAGAACAGCTGCGGCAAGCAGAACAGGCACTATTAGAAATTTTTTCTGGAATTGACGCTCAGGTCAAGCATAATCTAAAACGAGTGCTGGATGCCTTTCGTAATCACCGTGTGGGCGCACACCACTTTGCGGGTGTAAGTGGCTATGGTCACGATGATTTAGGACGAGAAACTTTAGATAAAGTTTTTGCCGAAGTTATGGGTGCTGAAGCTGCGGCCGTGCGGGTTCAGTTCGTTTCAGGAACTCACGCGATCGCTTGTGCTTTGTTTGGTGTTCTCCGTCCGGGAGATGAAATGTTAGCAGTGGTCGGTTCTCCCTACGATACGCTTGAAGAAGTCATTGGTTTACGGGGTAAAGGTCAAGGCTCCCTTATCGAGTTTGGCATAAATTACCGCCAATTGGAGCTAACCCCCGAAGGAACTATAGATTGGCCAGCAATAAGACCTAATGTGACTGAAAACACTCGTTTAGTGTTAATTCAGCGCTCTTGTGGCTATTCTTGGCGACCTAGTTTATCAATTGCCGATATTGAAAAAATTGTCCACTTAGTCAAACAGCAAAACCCGAACACCGTTTGCTTTGTGGATAACTGCTACGGCGAATTTATTGAAACCAAGGAACCTACAGCCGTAGGTGCTGATTTAATGGCGGGATCGCTGATTAAAAATCCTGGTGGAACCATTGTCAGCGCTGGTGGTTATGTCGCCGGTCGCGCCGACTTAGTAGAGGCATCAGCTTGTCGCCTCACTGCTCCCGGTATCGGTAGTTATGGTGGTGCTACTTTTGACCAAAATCGCCTGCTGTTTCAAGGTTTATTTCTAGCACCGCAAATGGTCGGGGAGGCGATGAAAGGGACATACTTAACTGGTTATGTATTTGATAAACTCGGTTATCCAGTGAATCCTGCACCCTTGGCTCCCCGTGGTGATGTAATTCAAGCAATTAAACTTGGTTCTGCCGAAAAGCTAATTGCCTTCTGTAAAGCCATCCAACAGCATTCTCCCATTGGTTCTTACTTAGATCCTGTTCCAGATGAAATGCCGGGGTATGAGAGCAAGGTAGTCATGGCTGGGGGGACATTTATTGAAGGGAGTACTTTGGAATTATCGGCTGATGGGCCAATGCGATCGCCTTATGTGGTTTATTGCCAGGGGGGGACTCATTGGACTCATGTAGCGATCGCATTAGAGGCTGCGATTAATGCGATCGGATTTATGACAGATTAATGAAAGGCGATCGCATTAGTTATCTTTTGACAGGTTAGAGGAGATTCTTCTTTTTCCAATCTGCTAAAGGTTAGGATAAATCCAATTGGAAGATTGCGGCTTTTTGTGCTGAAGCCTCTGGATTTTGGAAATCAGGACTACTGATTCTCAGCAATTCTCATTTTGAAAAGAAAACAGGAAAAATTTTCTATTTAAAACAAGAGTAATTTTGTAGAATTATCCTTTTTTTAGCGATCGCCAAATTTCAGATCGGTGCAAATCAGTTCTCGTCCCGTCCGTGGACTTGAGCCGGTGGACTAGTTGCTTCAACAGCTGTGAATGGTTCCAATATTTTGTATGTGTGGCTGGCTCCTATGGGCACAACCCAAGAACTCCCAGGCTCTAGCAAAATCACTTGCCCTTCAATGTGCAATTCGGCACGACCATTAATTACATAACCTACTGTTTCATAGTCGCGCGAACTTGGTTCTTTGTTTTCGCTTGGTTGTTCGTCTTCCCAAAGACGCAGGGAAACAGATTTACCAGAAGCAAGATACTTCTGACCAAGTTTACCTTTAGGGGAGTGGGTAGAATCTATTTTTTTTACGCTGGTGTCGCTCATTTTAAACTAATCACCTTAAGGTTTGAGTACAACTTTGACGCAGTTATCTTTCTTGTCTTTAAAAATTTCATAACCGTGGGGCGCTTGTTCTAAAGGTAATCTGTGGGTGACAACAAAGGTTAGATCGATTTCACCTTTTTAAACGTGTCTCCATCCCAGCAAACTGCCTTGATCGTTAGCTAGTCCTGAGTTATGATTTCTAGCTCGTTAATATCAAGATAAATGCTCGAATCTAAGTGATTTTGAGACGCGATAACTATCGCGTCTCAGTAACCGATCGAAGATTGTGAAACAATGGATGAGTCAAAATTTTAGACTCAATATTTGCTACAAGTCTAGATTCTATCTCTCAGTTGTTTGCTAGAAGGATTTTGGTAATAG
Protein-coding sequences here:
- a CDS encoding cupin domain-containing protein, with the protein product MSDTSVKKIDSTHSPKGKLGQKYLASGKSVSLRLWEDEQPSENKEPSSRDYETVGYVINGRAELHIEGQVILLEPGSSWVVPIGASHTYKILEPFTAVEATSPPAQVHGRDEN
- a CDS encoding acyl-CoA desaturase, whose protein sequence is MTIATSTKPQINWVNTLFFIGLHIGALFAFVPGNFSWTAVGVGFLLYWVTGGLGVTLGFHRLVTHRSFQTPKWLEYLLVFFGTLSCQGGPIEWIGTHRIHHLNSDTDTDPHDSNKGFWWSHMGWLTHYCPAHADVPRFTKDIAEDPVYQFLEKYFILIQVALGVLLLLLGGWPFVIWGIFVRIVWVYHCTWLVNSATHKFGYQSYDSGDRSTNCWWVAVLVFGEGWHNNHHAFQYSARHGLEWWEIDLTWMTVQLLQAVGLASNVKLAPTKQ
- a CDS encoding methionine gamma-lyase family protein: MNSLEQLRQAEQALLEIFSGIDAQVKHNLKRVLDAFRNHRVGAHHFAGVSGYGHDDLGRETLDKVFAEVMGAEAAAVRVQFVSGTHAIACALFGVLRPGDEMLAVVGSPYDTLEEVIGLRGKGQGSLIEFGINYRQLELTPEGTIDWPAIRPNVTENTRLVLIQRSCGYSWRPSLSIADIEKIVHLVKQQNPNTVCFVDNCYGEFIETKEPTAVGADLMAGSLIKNPGGTIVSAGGYVAGRADLVEASACRLTAPGIGSYGGATFDQNRLLFQGLFLAPQMVGEAMKGTYLTGYVFDKLGYPVNPAPLAPRGDVIQAIKLGSAEKLIAFCKAIQQHSPIGSYLDPVPDEMPGYESKVVMAGGTFIEGSTLELSADGPMRSPYVVYCQGGTHWTHVAIALEAAINAIGFMTD
- a CDS encoding fatty acid desaturase, with translation MTTSIINSQKLSDEPGNSDFRLKDIIKTLPRECFQQNRRKAWTQAILSVLAVALGYYSLIITPWFLLPLAWIFTGTALTGFFVIGHDCGHRSFAKRRWVNDLVGHFFMMPLIYPFHSWRIKHNYHHTHTNKLDEDNAWHPIRPEVFENWDTTRQSAFKLFMRKRLWWVGSIGHWAVVHFDWRNFKTKDQSSIKLSVAVVVVFSAIAFPLLVATTGIWGLVKFWLVPWMIYHFWMSTFTIVHHTAADVPFATANKWNEALAQLSGTIHCDYPRWVEILCHDINVHVPHHISTAIPSYNLRLAYSSIKENWEPYLHDECQFSWPLMKQITDECQLYTTDVGYKTFNEHYTKQ